One Anatilimnocola floriformis genomic window, AGTTGATCATGACCGAAAAGGTCCCGGTGCCAGCCGTTCGATCGGGCACCGACAAGCTGAAGTATGTCAAAGCCTACGACGATCACACGGTCATCTTTTTCCATCCGGAATCGGCGGCCACCAACGTTTGGAACATCAACTTCCCGGTCGTGCCGAAGCATGTCTACGACAAGCCGAAAGAGCTGGCAGCTGATCCTACGCTGCAAAACAGCGACTACTGGGTCTCGACCGAAAAGTCACCGGTCGCCGGCGGTGCTTATTTGTTTTCGAAGCGCACGCTCGGCCAAGGCGCCGTGCTCGAACGTCGCGACGATTACTTCATGCACAAAGGCAAGCAAGTTCGCGACAAGCCTTACTTTAAGACGATCCGCTTTAAGTTCGTGAAGGATCCTTCGGCTTCGCTGTTGCAGCTAAAGGGCGGCGATCTGGATGAAATGATTCTCACGCCGCTGCAATGGCTGAAAGAATCGGACGACGACGAGTTCTATCGCAAGAACACCAAGGCCCGCGGGATCGAATGGACGAGCTTCCATTTCATCTGGAACATGAAGGTGCCGCTGTTTGCCGACAAACGCGTGCGCTGGGCGATGAGCTATGCGATGGATCACAAGCAGATGCTTGAGAAGAATCGTTACGGTCTCGACGAGCCCTGCAACGGCATGTTCCACCCCACTTCGCGCTGGGCGCCGAAGAATCCCCCGCAATTCATTCAGCAAGACCTGGCCAAAGCGAAGGAACTGCTCAAGGAAGCTGGCTGGGAAGATTCCAACGGCGATGGAATTCTCGATAAGGAAATCAACGGCAAACGCGAGAACTTCGACTTTGGTATCATCGTGGCCGATCGTCCCGATCGCATCGAGCTCTGCACCATTCTCAAGCAAAGCCTGGAAAAGATCGGCATTCGCTGCACGGTGAAGCCCACCGAGTTTTCGGTGCTGCAAGACAAGTTGCTGAAGAAGGAATTTCAAGCCGCGTTTGGCGGCTGGGGCACGGGCGCCGATCCCGATACCAGCGTCAACATTTGGGGAAGCACCGGCGAACGAAACTATGGCAGCTACGTGAACCCCGAAATCGATCAGCTGTTTGAAGCCGGCCGCAAAGAATTCGACGACGAGAAGCGCGCCGAAATCTACGGCAAGATTCACATGCTCGCCTGGGAAGATCAGCCTTACACCTGGCTGTATTACCAGAATGCGTATTACGGCTTTAGCAAGGAACTGCGCGGTTACATGTTCAGCCCGCGCGGCCCTTATCACTACAGTCCCGGTTTCGGCAGCATTTATCGCGCGGCGGAATGAGAGAGCAGTTGCTCACCTGATCCTTGGCCGGGATTGCCCGGTTGTTTTTTCCGCCGCCGCTCGCTGAAGCCTCATGACAAACT contains:
- a CDS encoding ABC transporter substrate-binding protein, with the translated sequence MSHPRWLVFSLVIASLAVAVGCDFGGDEETTAEFKLGDLVKPFDPPPLAELDAKADWQDRPVLDGLVLLREKQAAEQPLATVAEALALKNVGTAENDRILSALGRLPTDDKQVNFDAEIVRHSNFEVKSTNPLLSSSVTESDISGLTGFGLFGFDWNFKPFASKDSVVSWQTSKDGLFEKVILRNDLVWSDGKPITAHDVEFSYKLIMTEKVPVPAVRSGTDKLKYVKAYDDHTVIFFHPESAATNVWNINFPVVPKHVYDKPKELAADPTLQNSDYWVSTEKSPVAGGAYLFSKRTLGQGAVLERRDDYFMHKGKQVRDKPYFKTIRFKFVKDPSASLLQLKGGDLDEMILTPLQWLKESDDDEFYRKNTKARGIEWTSFHFIWNMKVPLFADKRVRWAMSYAMDHKQMLEKNRYGLDEPCNGMFHPTSRWAPKNPPQFIQQDLAKAKELLKEAGWEDSNGDGILDKEINGKRENFDFGIIVADRPDRIELCTILKQSLEKIGIRCTVKPTEFSVLQDKLLKKEFQAAFGGWGTGADPDTSVNIWGSTGERNYGSYVNPEIDQLFEAGRKEFDDEKRAEIYGKIHMLAWEDQPYTWLYYQNAYYGFSKELRGYMFSPRGPYHYSPGFGSIYRAAE